Proteins encoded together in one Benincasa hispida cultivar B227 chromosome 1, ASM972705v1, whole genome shotgun sequence window:
- the LOC120070226 gene encoding dehydrodolichyl diphosphate synthase CPT3-like — MRVGNVCTNIWVILNQIFERVISLFRRCTFVVLSMGSIPVHVAFIMDGNRRFAKKRKLAEGAGHRIGYLALTFMLKYCYELGVKYVTVYAFSIDNFRRSPEEVQSVMDLMLEKVELLIREESLVNQYGVRLHFLGNLNLLSEPVRKAVQRAMEATRNNNRADLAICVAYTSTDEIVHAVERSCEEKWNEMNSKSASGVGYGLSKLGVAKNGENSITLADVEKHMYTGVAPDPDMLIRTSGEARLSNFLLWQTSLCYLYSPSVLWPEINFWHFLWAMLNFQRNNHHLVKKRKQL, encoded by the coding sequence ATGAGAGTTGGAAATGTGTGTACGAATATTTGGGTTATACTTAATCAGATTTTTGAACGTGTAATTAGTTTATTTAGGAGATGCACATTCGTTGTTCTATCTATGGGTTCAATTCCTGTTCATGTTGCTTTCATAATGGATGGGAATAGGAGATttgcaaagaaaagaaagttggCAGAAGGGGCTGGCCATAGGATTGGGTATTTGGCTTTGACATTCATGCTCAAGTATTGCTATGAATTGGGTGTGAAGTATGTAACTGTTTATGCCTTCAGCATCGATAATTTTAGAAGAAGTCCTGAAGAAGTTCAAAGTGTGATGGATCTGATGTTGGAAAAAGTTGAATTGCTGATTAGAGAAGAAAGCCTTGTGAATCAATATGGAGTTAGACTTCACTTTTTAGGAAACTTAAATCTATTGAGTGAACCTGTCAGGAAAGCAGTTCAAAGAGCTATGGAAGCCACTAGAAACAATAACAGAGCAGACCTTGCTATCTGTGTTGCTTACACTTCCACTGATGAAATTGTTCATGCTGTTGAAAGGTCTTGTGAAGAGAAATGGAATGAGATGAATTCAAAAAGTGCAAGTGGAGTAGGATATGGTTTAAGCAAATTAGGTGTGGCTAAAAATGGTGAGAACTCCATAACATTAGCCGATGTCGAGAAGCATATGTATACCGGAGTTGCTCCCGACCCTGATATGTTAATTCGCACATCTGGAGAGGCCCGCTTGAGCAATTTCCTTCTATGGCAGACCTCTTTATGTTATTTGTATTCTCCTTCTGTTCTTTGGCCAGAAATAAATTTTTGGCATTTTTTGTGGGCAATGTTGAATTTTCAAAGAAACAATCATCATTTGGTAAAGAAAAGGAAACAATTATAA